From the Lepus europaeus isolate LE1 chromosome 12, mLepTim1.pri, whole genome shotgun sequence genome, one window contains:
- the ISCA1 gene encoding iron-sulfur cluster assembly 1 homolog, mitochondrial — protein MSASLVRATVRAVSKRKLQPTRAALTLTPSAVNKIKQLLKDKPEHVGVKVGVRTRGCNGLSYTLEYTKTKGDSDEEVVQDGVRVFIEKKAQLTLLGTEMDYVEDKLSSEFVFNNPNIKGTCGCGESFNI, from the exons ATGTCGGCTTCGTTAGTCCGCGCCACTGTCCGGGCTGTGAGCAAGAGGAAGCTGCAGCCCACCAGGGCCGCCCTCACCCTG acaCCATCGGCAGTAAACAAGATAAAACAGCTTCTTAAAGATAAGCCTGAGCAT GTAGGTGTAAAAGTTGGCGTCCGAACCAGGGGCTGTAACGGCCTTTCTTATACTCTAGAATATACGAAGACAAAAGGAGATTCTGACGAAGAAGTCGTTCAGGACG GAGTCAGAGTGTTCATCGAGAAGAAAGCCCAGCTAACACTCTTAGGAACAGAAATGGACTATGTTGAAGACAAATTATCCAGTGAGTTTGTGTTCAATAACCCAAACATCAAAGGAACTTGCGGCTGTGGAGAAAGCTTTAACATTTGA